A genomic window from Methanobrevibacter sp. TLL-48-HuF1 includes:
- a CDS encoding archaeosine tRNA-ribosyltransferase, with product MFKLIEKFEIKSHDGPGRVGKINDTITPKLFFKNDIKIAPYEGSAYNIDREIAQFNVKETLRLAKENTDKCNIATIQGSKYIDLRVECLKELEKIGYNGFIIANSDELLLHPRDLSNMIVNLRKNMHPTSYLIFSFAEPSFMPLLAYMGVDGFLADSGNYYSYLNVLLTPTKTYDLETYPIYENITRDELEEKNIETLNFVIKEIQTHMKNSSLRNLVEERSLTNPQNVSALKILDKEHKNYLLEYSQLF from the coding sequence ATGTTTAAATTGATTGAAAAATTTGAAATAAAATCACATGATGGACCTGGAAGAGTTGGAAAAATAAATGATACAATTACTCCTAAATTATTTTTTAAAAATGACATTAAAATAGCGCCTTACGAAGGATCTGCATATAATATTGACCGTGAAATTGCACAATTTAATGTTAAAGAAACATTAAGACTAGCTAAAGAAAATACAGATAAATGTAACATAGCTACAATACAAGGTTCAAAATACATTGATTTAAGAGTTGAATGCTTAAAAGAATTAGAAAAGATAGGTTACAATGGATTTATAATAGCTAATAGTGACGAATTATTATTACATCCAAGAGACCTCAGCAATATGATTGTTAATTTAAGAAAAAATATGCATCCAACCAGCTATTTAATATTTTCATTTGCTGAACCATCATTTATGCCATTATTAGCTTATATGGGTGTTGATGGATTTTTAGCAGATTCCGGCAATTATTACAGTTATTTAAATGTTCTATTAACTCCAACTAAAACATATGACTTGGAAACTTATCCTATTTATGAAAATATAACAAGAGACGAACTTGAAGAAAAAAACATTGAAACTCTTAATTTTGTAATTAAAGAAATTCAGACTCATATGAAAAATAGTTCATTAAGAAATTTAGTTGAAGAAAGGTCACTTACCAATCCCCAAAATGTTTCTGCTTTAAAAATATTAGACAAAGAGCATAAAAATTATCTTTTAGAATATAGTCAGCTATTTTAA
- the hdrC gene encoding CoB--CoM heterodisulfide reductase subunit C — translation MSIIDNLKSLFKRGKDNEEKGIDDLKSEDTKVTSSNNFDKSIVSGTKTTEPMVKINISSDDDEDMTFKKDVKTSETSDVKENEEIAPKIDDVEEKTEVLDELDILTDDSNEDDEVSEDENDTTETEDESIDESEEVVNDEKVENEVSKDNDKKRDNMTLLTDKELLTDANRDKEFTAEFIDAGIETVKHCFQCGTCGGSCPSGRRTPYKVRQIVRKCLLGLKEEVISDDALWMCTTCYTCQERCPRSVKIVEIIKKARNVAAHAGYMALAHKKTGLFVIKTGHGVPINDATKALRSKIGLSELPATTHSFPEALEEVQKICEITAFDELIGYDKATGDLKE, via the coding sequence ATGTCTATTATTGATAATCTAAAATCTCTATTTAAAAGAGGTAAAGATAATGAAGAAAAAGGTATTGATGATTTAAAATCTGAAGATACCAAAGTTACATCTTCCAATAATTTTGATAAAAGTATTGTTTCTGGAACTAAAACTACTGAACCTATGGTTAAGATTAATATTAGTTCAGATGATGATGAGGATATGACTTTTAAAAAAGACGTTAAAACTTCTGAAACTAGTGATGTTAAAGAAAACGAAGAAATTGCTCCTAAAATTGATGATGTAGAGGAAAAAACTGAAGTTCTTGACGAACTGGATATTTTGACTGATGATTCAAATGAGGATGATGAAGTTTCTGAAGATGAAAATGACACCACTGAAACTGAAGACGAATCAATTGATGAGTCTGAAGAAGTAGTTAACGACGAAAAAGTTGAAAACGAAGTTTCAAAAGATAATGATAAAAAGAGAGATAATATGACTTTATTGACTGATAAAGAATTATTAACCGATGCAAATCGTGATAAAGAATTTACAGCAGAATTCATTGATGCTGGAATTGAAACAGTTAAACATTGTTTCCAATGTGGTACCTGTGGTGGAAGTTGTCCTTCTGGAAGAAGAACTCCTTATAAAGTAAGACAAATAGTAAGGAAATGTTTACTTGGATTAAAAGAAGAAGTAATTTCCGATGACGCTTTATGGATGTGTACTACCTGTTACACTTGTCAAGAAAGATGTCCTAGAAGTGTTAAAATCGTTGAAATCATTAAAAAAGCACGTAACGTTGCTGCTCATGCAGGTTACATGGCTCTTGCTCACAAAAAAACTGGTTTATTTGTAATTAAAACTGGTCACGGAGTACCTATTAATGATGCAACTAAAGCTTTAAGATCTAAAATTGGTCTTTCAGAATTACCTGCAACCACTCATTCATTCCCAGAAGCTTTAGAAGAAGTACAAAAAATATGCGAAATCACTGCTTTTGATGAATTAATTGGTTATGATAAAGCAACCGGAGATTTAAAAGAATAA